A single window of Girardinichthys multiradiatus isolate DD_20200921_A chromosome 15, DD_fGirMul_XY1, whole genome shotgun sequence DNA harbors:
- the mep1a.1 gene encoding meprin A, alpha (PABA peptide hydrolase), tandem duplicate 1: MSQSPLVSLYCHHKPDPLQSPHPKQSRSIQSLTLSIIMEKVLFLLGLVALTTSFTIPHSSDVHEVYENGEDENPLLNINSDENLFEGDILIPKGWNALTDQKYRWKFPIPYILGDDLDLNAKGCVHQAFEMYRLKSCVDFKPYEGEKTYIKFEKRGGCFSSVGDQQNGQILSLGSGCDHKAVVEHELLHALGFYHEQSRTDRDDYVDIWLDQVTPGLEHNFNKYNDDFITDQNTAYDYESVMHYRPFSFNKNESIPTVTTKIPEFYNIIGQYLDFSKMDTLRLNRMYNCSGPLTLLDQCSFEYASICGMIQSSTDDADWVHMKSSIGDEDHTLLGRCRDAGYFMYFNTRTGEPLQSALLESRTLYPKRKLQCLQFFYKMTGSSQDRLVIWTKTDDGTGTVRRMKKIHTFYADSEHSWKIGHVPLEVGVKFRYAFQAVHGDPTASIGGIYIDDISLTETRCPNAVWTIHNFSKIIETADVNTVINSPRFYSREGYGYGIRVIPLSSYSDYTGNYVGLYFHLASGENDAVMKWPAVNRQATLVVMDQDPDILQRMSSARSLTTDMRTTSDGQFLWDNPSKVGKYDPYCDCYRGESWGWRNFIKYFDLRRRNYLKDDDLIIFTDFEDLTSLIKTEVPIVSLE, translated from the exons ATGAGTCAAAGTCCTTTGGTTAGTCTTTATTGCCACCATAAACCTGATCCCCTTCAGAGTCCACATCCCAAACAAAGCAGAAGCATTCAGTCACTCACACTTTCTATTATAATGGAGAAAGTGCTCTTTCTGCTTGGACTTGTGGCTTTGACCACATCATTCACT ATTCCACATTCCAGTGATGTACACG AGGTGTATGAGAATGGCGAGGATGAGAACCCTCTCCTAAACATAA ATTCTGATGAAAACCTCTTTGAGGGAGACATTTTGATTCCT AAAGGATGGAATGCCCTGACTGACCAAAAATATAGGTGGAAATTTCCAATTCCTTACATTCTTGGGGATGATTTAG ATCTGAACGCCAAAGGCTGTGTCCACCAGGCGTTCGAGATGTATCGTCTCAAGTCTTGTGTCGACTTTAAGCCATATGAGGGAGAAAAGACTTACATCAAGTTTGAAAAAAGGGGAGG GTGCTTCTCCAGCGTTGGTGACCAGCAGAATGGTCAGATCTTGTCTTTAGGAAGTGGCTGTGACCATAAGGCTGTGGTTGAACATGAGCTTCTGCATGCTCTCGGATTTTACCATGAACAGTCTCGTACAGACAGAGATGACTATGTGGACATTTGGTTGGACCAAGTGACACCAG GGCTTGAGCACAACTTCAACAAATACAATGATGACTTCATCACCGATCAAAACACAGCGTACGACTACGAGTCTGTCATGCATTACAGACCCTTCTCCTTTAACAAGAATGAATCCATTCCCACCGTCACCACAAAAATCCCGGAGTTCTACAACATCATTGGCCAGTACCTTGACTTTAGCAAGATGGACACCCTCAGGCTCAACCGAATGTATAATTGTT CTGGCCCTCTGACCCTTCTGGATCAGTGTTCCTTTGAGTATGCAAGCATCTGTGGGATGATCCAGTCTTCTACTGATGATGCTGACTGGGTCCATATGAAGAGTAGCATTGGTGATGAGGATCATACGCTTCTAGGAAGGTGCAGAG ATGCTGGGTACTTCATGTACTTCAACACCAGGACTGGAGAGCCTCTGCAGTCTGCTTTGCTGGAATCCCGAACCCTTTACCCTAAAAGAAAGCTCCAGTGTCTGCAGTTCTTCTACAAGATGACTGGAAGCTCTCAAGACAGGCTGGTCATATGGACCAAGACGGATGATGGCACAGGCACTGTCCGGAGAATGAAGAAAATACATACCTTTTATG CGGATTCTGAGCACTCATGGAAGATCGGCCATGTTCCATTGGAAGTAGGGGTTAAATTCCGCTATGCTTTCCAAGCCGTACATGGAGACCCCACTGCTTCCATTGGAGGCATCTACATTGACGACATCAGCCTGACTGAGACACGCTGTCCAAATGCTGTTTGGACAATCCATAACTTCTCCAAGATCATAGAAACTGCTGATGTCAACACTGTTATTAATAGCCCTCGTTTCTACAGCCGAGAAGGCTATGGTTATGGCATACGTGTCATACCTTTGTCCAGTTACAGTGATTACACTGGGAACTACGTTGGACTCTACTTCcacctggccagtggggagAATGATGCTGTGATGAAGTGGCCGGCTGTAAACCGACAAGCCACCTTGGTAGTGATGGACCAAGACCCAGATATTTTGCAAAGGATGTCTTCTGCCCGCAGTCTCACCACTGATATGAGGACAA CGTCAGATGGACAGTTCCTTTGGGACAATCCCTCCAAGGTGGGCAAGTACGACCCCTACTGTGATTGCTACAGAGGTGAATCATGGGGCTGGAGGAACTTCATCAAGTATTTTGACCTCAGGCGACGCAATTATCTGAAGGATGATGACCTCATCATCTTCACTGATTTTGAAG aCTTAACATCACTCATCAAAACAGAGGTTCCTATTGTGTCACTTGAGTAA